One window of the Thermodesulfobacteriota bacterium genome contains the following:
- the argH gene encoding argininosuccinate lyase: MTKLWEKGYSLNDEMEKFTVGDDFLLDQKLVRMDVIGSIAHARMLTKIGILKEGEFAKLKGALLEILRLYSEDKFHVEVGDEDVHTKVENYLTDRLGDLGKKIHTARSRNDQVIVDLRLYSKEKLLEILKSLLGFCETLLEFSKENEGVIMPGRTHTQPAMPSSVGLWASALLESLLDDFILIRTAYDINNQCPLGSAASYGVPLDIDRQLTSDLLGFEKVQNNVLYANNSRGKIESVVLFALSQVMLDFSKLATDLILFSTREFGYFSLPEELCCGSSIMPQKRNPAGMELIRAKTSTMLSYVFQVTTTIKALPSGYNRDLQETKSPLLKGMDLVESSIKVCNLVISRLKVNREVLDQSCTPEVFATDRALELVKEGKPFRDAYREVAANLDKLEITASYKDILSRKHIGAAGNLRLNMLKDQIDSRIEWVEKEKRGFEAKLEELKS; this comes from the coding sequence TTGACTAAACTATGGGAAAAGGGTTACTCATTAAACGATGAGATGGAGAAATTTACAGTTGGAGATGACTTTTTGCTGGACCAGAAACTGGTAAGGATGGATGTAATTGGAAGTATAGCTCATGCGAGGATGCTTACCAAGATAGGGATATTGAAAGAAGGTGAGTTTGCCAAACTCAAAGGCGCATTATTGGAAATACTGAGGCTCTACAGTGAGGATAAATTTCATGTCGAAGTGGGAGACGAGGATGTTCATACAAAGGTTGAGAACTACCTGACCGATAGACTTGGTGATCTTGGCAAAAAGATTCATACAGCCCGTTCAAGGAATGACCAGGTTATAGTCGATCTCAGGCTTTACAGCAAAGAAAAACTTCTGGAGATACTGAAGTCTCTCCTGGGATTCTGTGAAACTCTATTGGAATTCAGTAAAGAAAATGAGGGGGTTATAATGCCCGGGCGTACCCATACACAGCCAGCTATGCCGTCTTCAGTGGGATTATGGGCGTCTGCTTTATTGGAATCCCTTTTAGATGATTTCATACTGATAAGGACTGCTTACGATATAAACAATCAATGTCCTTTAGGGTCAGCGGCAAGCTATGGAGTGCCTTTAGATATTGACAGACAGTTGACCTCTGACCTTTTAGGTTTTGAAAAGGTTCAGAACAATGTTCTATATGCAAATAACAGCCGGGGAAAGATAGAGTCAGTTGTCTTGTTTGCTCTTTCCCAGGTTATGTTGGATTTCAGTAAACTGGCAACGGATCTGATTCTGTTCAGCACCAGAGAATTCGGTTATTTCAGTCTGCCGGAAGAGCTATGCTGTGGCAGCAGCATAATGCCTCAAAAGAGGAACCCGGCTGGTATGGAGCTGATAAGGGCAAAAACCTCTACCATGCTTTCGTATGTATTTCAGGTTACTACCACTATTAAAGCATTACCATCAGGGTATAACCGGGACCTCCAGGAAACCAAGTCTCCGTTGTTAAAGGGTATGGACCTGGTAGAATCCTCTATTAAGGTCTGTAATCTTGTTATCTCCCGTTTGAAGGTAAATAGGGAAGTCTTAGACCAGTCGTGTACCCCTGAAGTCTTTGCAACGGATAGAGCACTGGAGTTGGTGAAAGAAGGGAAGCCTTTCAGGGATGCCTATAGAGAGGTTGCCGCCAACTTAGATAAGCTGGAGATAACTGCCTCATACAAGGATATTCTTTCCAGAAAACACATTGGTGCTGCCGGAAATCTGAGGCTTAACATGTTAAAGGATCAGATAGACAGCAGGATAGAATGGGTTGAAAAGGAAAAGAGAGGTTTTGAAGCAAAGCTCGAAGAGTTAAAGAGTTGA
- a CDS encoding argininosuccinate synthase — MGIKDILKKIEDTEIPEVHKVAVAFSGGLDSALGIELLRRKYKAKEIVPITVDVGQGEEEVEESKTKASQLGIKLIWLEAKEEFTEKWVAMAIQANSNYLGYPVSTSMTRQLIAKKVAEVAVANNCDAIMEGSSGKGNDQYRMHNVFKMFAPNLEILVPVRDFDLTRLEEMELCREWGIPVTEQITGGDDKTMWCRSIASGAIDLNQELPSDIWMWYKPPELAPDKADIVELKFKGGIPAALNGKDMPLGDIVPELNKIGGRNAIGKIDMFEDGIMDLKSRELYEAPAATVILKLHRDLEQFCLTKDEVQFKSGVDQKWAYLIYHGMAYHPLKEDLDAFIKQSQKVVNGRYKIKLYRGNIDILERESDTGLFYPEIRSIKTGGFDQRMCADAAHIRGLPFEILAKRNKKL, encoded by the coding sequence GTGGGCATAAAAGACATACTAAAGAAGATAGAGGATACTGAGATTCCAGAAGTACACAAGGTTGCTGTTGCCTTTTCCGGAGGACTGGATTCCGCTTTAGGTATAGAACTCCTTAGAAGGAAATATAAGGCAAAGGAGATAGTTCCAATTACTGTGGATGTAGGTCAGGGAGAAGAAGAGGTTGAAGAAAGCAAGACCAAGGCGTCCCAGCTGGGCATCAAACTCATCTGGTTAGAAGCAAAGGAAGAGTTTACCGAAAAGTGGGTGGCAATGGCAATCCAGGCGAATTCAAACTACCTTGGATACCCGGTGTCTACCTCTATGACACGCCAGTTAATAGCAAAAAAGGTAGCGGAAGTAGCAGTTGCCAATAACTGTGATGCTATTATGGAGGGCTCCAGTGGTAAGGGGAATGACCAGTATAGGATGCACAATGTCTTTAAGATGTTTGCCCCAAATCTGGAGATACTGGTTCCTGTTAGGGATTTTGATCTTACCAGACTGGAAGAGATGGAGTTATGCAGGGAGTGGGGCATTCCTGTAACAGAGCAAATAACCGGTGGAGACGACAAAACCATGTGGTGTAGATCCATCGCCAGTGGAGCAATCGATTTAAACCAAGAACTGCCGTCAGACATATGGATGTGGTATAAGCCTCCTGAGCTGGCACCGGATAAGGCTGACATTGTAGAATTGAAGTTTAAGGGGGGGATTCCTGCTGCTTTGAATGGGAAAGATATGCCCCTTGGAGATATAGTGCCGGAGTTAAATAAGATTGGTGGAAGGAATGCTATTGGCAAAATCGACATGTTTGAAGACGGGATTATGGATCTAAAGAGCAGAGAGCTGTATGAAGCCCCTGCTGCTACTGTAATACTAAAACTTCATAGAGACCTTGAACAGTTTTGTCTGACTAAGGACGAGGTCCAGTTTAAGAGTGGAGTTGACCAGAAATGGGCATACCTGATCTACCACGGCATGGCATACCATCCGCTGAAAGAGGATCTGGATGCTTTTATTAAACAGTCTCAAAAGGTGGTAAATGGCAGGTACAAGATAAAACTTTACAGGGGGAATATAGATATCTTAGAAAGAGAAAGCGATACAGGGTTGTTCTATCCGGAGATCAGATCGATCAAGACCGGGGGATTTGATCAGAGGATGTGTGCTGATGCTGCTCACATCCGTGGCTTACCCTTTGAGATACTGGCAAAGAGGAATAAGAAATTATAG
- a CDS encoding DUF6282 family protein, with product MRDDEIDKIIQKSYDLHFHIGPDILPRKYNVRDLIQQEQGKIAGIALKSHSFPTITGIIASGEGKSALKLFGSVTMNYFMGGFNPSAIYASSTMSKNFPIIVWFPTIHAENHLRHNYSNYEIPPEWVKDPEFKPRIKTELKAVRVTDWNNSLFDKCVRVLKMIRKMGCIMATGHLSWEETEVLATEALKEDIKVIITHPNQKDIAMPLRIQKDLAKKGAYIEHCYVMYLDRDNKDDYPLDEMADKINEVGADQCILTSDAGQMGNPGPSQSLKEFVKLLLKEGITKSQFEKMLIKNPETILGIRGG from the coding sequence ATGCGTGATGATGAAATAGACAAGATCATACAAAAATCATATGACCTTCACTTTCACATAGGGCCTGATATTCTCCCCCGTAAATACAATGTCCGGGACTTAATTCAGCAGGAGCAGGGGAAAATAGCGGGTATTGCTTTAAAGTCCCATAGTTTTCCAACAATCACCGGTATAATTGCCTCTGGGGAGGGGAAAAGTGCCCTGAAGTTATTTGGCTCTGTTACTATGAACTATTTTATGGGAGGGTTTAACCCCAGTGCAATATATGCTTCATCTACCATGTCTAAGAATTTTCCGATTATAGTATGGTTTCCAACTATACATGCGGAAAATCACCTGAGGCATAACTACAGTAATTATGAAATTCCTCCTGAATGGGTTAAAGATCCAGAGTTTAAACCCCGGATTAAGACAGAGCTTAAAGCTGTAAGGGTAACAGACTGGAACAATTCCCTGTTTGATAAGTGCGTAAGAGTCTTAAAGATGATCAGGAAGATGGGTTGTATCATGGCTACAGGACATCTATCCTGGGAGGAAACAGAGGTTCTGGCAACAGAGGCACTGAAGGAGGATATTAAGGTAATAATCACTCACCCGAACCAAAAGGATATTGCAATGCCTTTAAGGATTCAAAAGGATCTGGCAAAGAAGGGAGCATATATAGAGCACTGTTATGTAATGTATCTTGACAGAGACAATAAGGATGACTATCCATTGGATGAGATGGCAGATAAGATCAATGAGGTGGGTGCTGACCAATGTATCCTGACCTCTGATGCAGGACAAATGGGAAATCCAGGCCCCAGTCAATCATTGAAGGAGTTTGTTAAATTGCTTTTAAAAGAGGGGATAACGAAGTCACAATTTGAGAAGATGTTGATAAAAAACCCAGAAACAATACTTGGGATAAGAGGAGGTTAA
- a CDS encoding amidohydrolase family protein, translating to MEEKVTNKGYDLIIRNARLKDHGPSVDIGIKDGKIHNIGNIKDTVSQDREVNAEHNLVIPGFVNSHTHLDKADLLSKMKPSQFGGTLEENRRLIREFKENYTIAEVKERAGRVIREMAKGGITAIRTQVDVDPTAKLLPLKAICELRKEYARIVDIEICAFPQEGVFKPGMRELLEQALNDGADLLGGLPLVEKTEKEQKEHIDILFQIAKKYDVELEVQIDESNNPEDFMLPYLVKKTIEEGYKGRVSATHCISLSKVENRIANGVIKGAKEAEINIILTPSCNLITSFPEIGGSRPYNSITRVRDLVENGVNVAMGTDNIRDIFYPLGNGSMIREMHVLATTTRMSRVEDVEHIFDMASSNGAKILNLDYGVDVGRQADLLITNSATKRGVISSQEIIPYVVKNGRVVSVSMVLSN from the coding sequence ATGGAAGAAAAGGTGACAAATAAGGGATATGATCTGATTATCAGAAATGCCAGGTTGAAAGACCATGGACCATCCGTGGACATCGGTATAAAAGACGGTAAAATTCATAATATTGGAAATATAAAAGATACAGTGTCCCAGGACAGGGAGGTCAATGCAGAACATAACCTTGTAATTCCAGGTTTTGTAAACTCCCATACCCATCTGGATAAAGCGGATCTTCTTTCTAAAATGAAACCTTCTCAGTTCGGTGGTACCTTAGAGGAAAATAGAAGACTGATACGTGAGTTTAAGGAAAACTATACGATTGCGGAGGTGAAAGAGAGGGCGGGCAGGGTAATAAGAGAGATGGCAAAAGGGGGTATTACTGCTATAAGGACACAGGTTGATGTTGACCCTACGGCAAAGCTCTTGCCCTTGAAGGCTATATGTGAATTAAGAAAAGAGTATGCCCGTATAGTAGATATTGAAATATGTGCCTTTCCTCAAGAAGGGGTTTTTAAACCTGGGATGAGAGAGTTACTGGAACAGGCATTAAATGATGGAGCTGATCTGTTGGGTGGGCTTCCTTTGGTGGAAAAGACGGAAAAAGAACAGAAGGAGCATATTGATATTCTCTTTCAAATTGCAAAGAAGTATGATGTGGAACTGGAGGTCCAAATAGACGAGTCCAACAACCCTGAAGATTTTATGCTGCCATATTTAGTGAAAAAGACGATTGAGGAAGGCTATAAGGGAAGGGTCTCGGCTACACATTGTATCTCTCTCTCCAAGGTTGAGAACAGAATAGCAAATGGAGTAATAAAAGGGGCTAAAGAAGCAGAAATTAATATTATACTAACGCCCAGTTGTAATCTGATAACCAGTTTCCCAGAGATTGGAGGCTCACGACCGTATAACAGTATAACAAGGGTAAGGGATTTAGTTGAGAACGGTGTAAATGTAGCAATGGGTACTGATAATATAAGGGATATTTTTTACCCGTTGGGTAATGGAAGTATGATAAGAGAGATGCATGTCTTGGCGACTACCACCAGAATGAGCAGGGTTGAGGATGTAGAGCATATATTTGATATGGCATCTTCGAATGGTGCCAAGATATTAAATCTGGATTATGGAGTTGACGTAGGGAGACAGGCTGACCTGCTTATTACCAATTCCGCTACGAAGAGAGGGGTAATAAGCAGCCAGGAAATTATACCTTATGTGGTAAAGAACGGAAGAGTGGTAAGTGTATCCATGGTTTTGAGCAATTAA
- the pyrR gene encoding bifunctional pyr operon transcriptional regulator/uracil phosphoribosyltransferase PyrR, protein MNYTEKKEVIDKAEMERALLRISHEIMERNKGVNNLVLIGIRTRGIYIARRIATYIHQIENVDIPVGVLDITLYRDDLGSNSNQPIIHKTDIPFSITGKRVVLVDDVLNTGRSIRAALDGLMSIGRAEVIQLAVLVDRGHRELPIQADYIGKNLVTSKDELVRVMLEEEEAVDRVVIQGKGN, encoded by the coding sequence GTGAATTATACAGAAAAGAAAGAAGTAATAGACAAGGCTGAAATGGAACGGGCACTGCTCCGTATATCCCATGAGATCATGGAGAGAAACAAGGGGGTTAATAACCTGGTCCTTATTGGAATTCGGACCAGGGGTATCTATATAGCCAGGCGAATCGCTACGTATATCCATCAGATTGAGAATGTGGATATACCTGTGGGGGTATTGGATATAACCCTTTACCGGGATGATCTCGGCTCTAATTCCAATCAGCCAATAATCCACAAGACGGACATACCGTTTTCAATAACTGGTAAGAGGGTAGTACTCGTAGATGATGTCTTAAATACAGGGAGGAGTATCAGGGCAGCATTGGATGGGCTTATGAGCATTGGACGGGCAGAGGTTATCCAGTTGGCGGTCCTGGTGGATAGGGGACATAGAGAGCTTCCCATCCAGGCAGATTATATTGGCAAGAATCTTGTCACATCCAAAGATGAGCTGGTGAGGGTTATGCTTGAGGAAGAAGAGGCTGTAGATAGGGTGGTCATTCAAGGTAAGGGCAACTAG
- the lepB gene encoding signal peptidase I yields the protein MKQKTIIREWVEAIVIAVILALTIRTFVVQAFKIPSGSMETTLLVGDHLLVNKFIYGIKIPFTSTRILTFNKPQRGDIIVFIYPEDRKKDFIKRVVGVEGDRVEIINKKVYINGSQFNNPFAMNSDDIIISKGIQPRDNYGPVVVPRDSLFVMGDNRDHSYDSRYWGFVKLEDVKGKAFIIYWSWDRLESSLRWGRIGNLIH from the coding sequence ATGAAGCAAAAAACGATAATCAGAGAATGGGTTGAGGCAATTGTAATTGCCGTTATTTTGGCACTTACCATAAGAACCTTTGTAGTTCAGGCATTTAAGATTCCTTCCGGCTCCATGGAGACAACATTACTGGTTGGCGATCATCTCCTGGTTAATAAATTTATTTATGGGATAAAAATCCCTTTTACCAGTACCAGGATTCTCACCTTTAATAAGCCCCAGAGGGGTGATATAATAGTTTTTATTTACCCTGAGGATAGGAAAAAGGACTTTATAAAGAGGGTTGTTGGTGTAGAAGGTGACAGGGTTGAAATAATAAACAAAAAGGTCTATATTAATGGTTCCCAATTTAATAACCCATTTGCAATGAATAGTGATGATATTATTATATCCAAAGGTATCCAGCCGCGGGACAATTATGGTCCAGTGGTTGTTCCCAGAGACTCTCTTTTTGTAATGGGGGATAATAGAGACCATAGTTACGATAGCCGTTATTGGGGGTTTGTAAAATTGGAAGATGTGAAGGGTAAAGCCTTTATTATATATTGGTCATGGGATAGACTGGAGAGCAGTCTTAGGTGGGGAAGGATTGGCAATTTAATTCATTAG
- the lepA gene encoding translation elongation factor 4 produces MKMDQRRIRNFSIIAHIDHGKSTLADRFLEITGILGSKEITPQFLDKMDIERERGITIKAQTVRLPYIADNEETYILNLIDTPGHVDFSYEVYHSLAACEGAVLVIDASQGVEAQTLANVYMAYDSNLTVLPVINKIDLPSANPDKVKGEIEEIIGIESGEAILISAKEGTGVREVLEAIIEKIPLPGGNIDAPLKALIFDSWFDLYQGAIVLIRVFDGKIKKGMKIQMMSSKKIFEVARVGIFSPDMIEVSELSTGEVGFVIAGIKEVKDTRIGDTITDAESPTDVPFPGFKVMKPMVFCGLYPTASAQFDVLRNALEKLQLNDSSFSYEPETSLALGFGFRCGFLGLLHMEIIQERLEREYGLNLITTAPNVIYHVTTISGQVLDVENPSKFPPLQELVSIREPYVLATIYLPNSYIGALLKLCEEKRGIQRQIKYLSMDRVVLTYELPLNEIIFDFYDRLKSVSRGYASFDYEYLDFRESDMVKLDILINGDVIDALSLITHKDNAYFRAKGLVARMKELIPRQMFEVVIQGAIGSKVIARETIRPLRKNVTAKCYGGDITRKRKLLEKQKEGKKRMKQIGKVEIPQEAFLAILK; encoded by the coding sequence ATGAAAATGGATCAACGAAGAATACGAAATTTTTCTATTATTGCCCATATAGACCATGGTAAATCTACCCTTGCAGATAGATTCCTCGAGATTACGGGTATTCTTGGTTCAAAGGAAATAACCCCTCAATTCCTGGACAAAATGGATATAGAAAGGGAGAGGGGGATTACTATTAAGGCACAAACAGTCAGGCTACCTTACATCGCCGATAATGAGGAAACATATATCTTGAATCTAATCGATACCCCAGGACATGTAGATTTCAGTTATGAAGTCTATCATAGTCTGGCTGCCTGTGAGGGTGCGGTGTTAGTGATAGATGCCTCTCAAGGAGTGGAGGCTCAAACTTTAGCCAATGTCTATATGGCGTATGATTCTAACCTGACGGTTTTGCCTGTTATAAATAAGATAGATCTTCCCAGCGCCAATCCCGACAAGGTAAAAGGAGAGATCGAAGAAATTATTGGCATAGAATCTGGTGAGGCTATCCTGATAAGCGCCAAAGAGGGCACTGGTGTAAGAGAAGTACTGGAGGCTATTATTGAAAAAATTCCTCTTCCGGGAGGTAATATAGATGCTCCTTTGAAGGCGTTGATCTTCGATTCCTGGTTTGATCTTTACCAGGGCGCTATAGTATTAATCAGAGTGTTTGATGGCAAAATAAAAAAAGGGATGAAGATACAGATGATGTCTTCAAAGAAGATATTTGAGGTTGCAAGGGTTGGTATATTTTCACCAGATATGATAGAGGTTTCAGAACTCTCAACCGGTGAAGTGGGTTTTGTCATAGCAGGGATTAAAGAAGTCAAAGACACCAGAATAGGCGATACTATAACAGATGCAGAAAGCCCTACTGATGTTCCTTTCCCGGGCTTCAAAGTTATGAAGCCGATGGTCTTTTGTGGTTTGTATCCGACTGCATCGGCTCAATTTGATGTGCTCAGGAATGCCCTTGAGAAACTCCAACTGAACGATTCCTCTTTTTCATATGAACCGGAGACGTCTCTGGCATTAGGATTCGGTTTCCGCTGTGGATTTTTAGGTCTTTTGCATATGGAGATTATTCAGGAACGTCTTGAGAGAGAGTATGGATTAAACCTTATAACCACTGCACCTAATGTGATTTACCATGTTACCACTATAAGCGGGCAGGTATTGGATGTAGAGAATCCATCCAAATTCCCTCCGCTTCAAGAGCTTGTTTCTATTAGAGAACCGTATGTGCTAGCTACCATCTATCTTCCTAATAGTTATATAGGAGCTTTGCTGAAGCTGTGTGAAGAGAAACGTGGTATCCAGAGACAGATCAAGTATCTTAGCATGGACAGGGTTGTTTTAACCTATGAGCTGCCTTTAAACGAGATAATATTTGACTTTTATGACAGGTTGAAATCGGTAAGCCGTGGATATGCTTCATTTGATTATGAGTACCTTGATTTTCGCGAGTCCGATATGGTTAAACTGGATATACTCATTAACGGAGATGTGATAGATGCTCTTTCATTGATTACCCATAAGGATAATGCCTACTTCAGGGCAAAAGGACTGGTTGCCAGAATGAAAGAGTTAATACCCCGGCAAATGTTTGAAGTGGTTATTCAAGGTGCCATAGGCAGTAAAGTTATAGCAAGAGAAACTATCAGACCTTTGAGAAAGAACGTTACGGCAAAATGCTATGGAGGAGACATTACAAGAAAAAGAAAGCTGTTAGAGAAACAAAAAGAGGGGAAAAAGAGGATGAAACAGATTGGAAAGGTTGAAATCCCTCAGGAGGCATTCCTAGCAATATTGAAGTAA